Proteins from a genomic interval of Corythoichthys intestinalis isolate RoL2023-P3 chromosome 3, ASM3026506v1, whole genome shotgun sequence:
- the tmem150aa gene encoding transmembrane protein 150Aa has translation MTAWIVLPVSLSAFSITGIWIVYAMAVMNRHVCPVENWSYNITCTEELLRPGLPKTCCTIQDIPLISKCGSYPPESCLFSLIANVGAFMVVMVCLLRYAQVIEHSHRCWVNTSALVSGCTNAVGLVMVGNFQVDHAKSLHYVGAGVAFPAGLLFVCLQCVLTYRVAVTALDYWMAHFRVTLALAAMVSLVLSGIFFVHESFTLQHAAAICEWVFTVDILVFYGTFTYEFGTVTGETMIAGLQQCLHHGSGVMLGPRTRDSALSGATKGLKSPGGSSTSTHLNCTPESIAML, from the exons GTATGCCATGGCTGTTATGAATCGCCATGTTTGTCCTGTGGAGAACTG GTCCTACAATATAACATGCACAGAAGAGCTTCTCCGACCAGGCTTGCCCAAGACCTGCTGCACCATCCAGGACATCCCCCTCATCAG taaaTGTGGTTCTTACCCTCCTGAAAGCTGCCTGTTTAGCCTCATCGCCAATGTTGGAGCCTTTATGG TGGTGATGGTGTGCCTTTTGCGCTACGCCCAGGTGATagaacacagccacagatgttgGGTAAACACCAGCGCGCTGGTGTCAGGCTGCACCAACGCAGTGGGTCTGGTAATGGTGGGCAACTTCCAG GTTGACCACGCCAAGTCTCTTCACTACGTGGGCGCCGGCGTGGCCTTTCCAGCAGGGCTGCTCTTCGTGTGCTTACAGTGCGTGCTCACCTATCGGGTGGCCGTCACCGCCCTCGACTATTGGATGGCCCATTTCCGTGTGACTCTGGCCCTCGCAGCCATGGTCTCCCTCGTACTCA GCGGCATCTTCTTTGTGCATGAGAGCTTCACACTCCAGCACGCCGCAGCCATCTGCGAGTGGGTCTTCACCGTGGACATCCTGGTCTTTTACGGCACCTTCACCTACGAGTTCGGCACGGTCACCGGCGAGACCATGATAGCCGGCCTGCAACAGTGTCTCCACCACGGCTCGGGGGTGATGTTAGGCCCCAGGACCAGGGACTCGGCACTGAGCGGGGCGACCAAGGGTCTCAAGTCACCCGGGGGTAGCAGCACATCCACGCATCTCAACTGTACCCCTGAGAGTATAGCCATGTTGTGA